Proteins encoded in a region of the Armatimonadota bacterium genome:
- the celI gene encoding transcriptional regulator — protein MAQTILERSVFACEEIFRALASEARLRILKLLTERDLNVNEIARALNLNYPTVSKHIQVLEQAGLILCEYMPGSQGAQKRCRLRWDKLIFSLETDSLTEQVEEIEMAIGMYTLANPSPTCGLASRDGYIGLMDDPQSFLLPERANAQLLWMGSGFVEYVFPNFLPTSVQITQVEVVMEICSEAPDYNNDYPSDITLWINGVEVGTWTCPGDFGGKRGRLNPSWWNDHGTQFGVLKVWSVGEDGSYIDGMRLSDVTVRDIMVVPQQPVTVRIGNKPDARHVGGFNLFGKGFGNYEQDLLLRLHYAPLRHAGETVEVQETAQHGTWPDE, from the coding sequence ATGGCTCAAACCATTCTGGAACGCAGTGTGTTCGCTTGTGAGGAGATATTTCGTGCCCTCGCCTCGGAAGCGCGGCTACGCATTTTGAAACTGCTGACCGAACGCGACCTCAACGTGAATGAAATCGCCCGCGCCCTGAACCTGAACTACCCCACGGTGTCCAAACATATTCAGGTGCTGGAGCAAGCAGGGTTGATCCTCTGTGAGTACATGCCCGGCAGTCAGGGAGCGCAGAAGCGATGTCGTCTGCGCTGGGACAAGCTTATCTTCTCATTGGAAACCGATAGCCTGACCGAACAGGTGGAAGAGATCGAAATGGCTATCGGTATGTATACCCTTGCCAATCCCTCGCCGACATGTGGACTCGCCAGTCGTGACGGGTATATCGGTTTGATGGACGATCCCCAATCCTTCTTGCTTCCAGAGCGAGCGAACGCGCAGTTGCTGTGGATGGGTAGCGGCTTTGTGGAGTACGTGTTCCCGAATTTTTTGCCGACCTCTGTGCAGATTACGCAGGTAGAGGTTGTGATGGAAATCTGTTCCGAGGCTCCAGACTATAACAACGATTACCCGTCAGACATCACTCTCTGGATAAACGGTGTAGAAGTGGGTACCTGGACATGCCCAGGCGACTTTGGAGGCAAGAGGGGCAGGCTGAACCCATCTTGGTGGAACGACCACGGTACGCAATTCGGAGTGTTGAAGGTCTGGTCGGTCGGAGAAGATGGCTCGTATATCGACGGAATGCGCCTTTCGGATGTAACCGTCAGGGACATCATGGTTGTACCTCAGCAACCAGTAACCGTGCGCATCGGAAACAAGCCGGATGCGAGACATGTTGGAGGATTCAACCTGTTTGGCAAGGGGTTCGGCAACTACGAGCAAGACCTGCTGCTGCGTTTGCACTACGCGCCTCTCCGTCATGCCGGCGAGACTGTGGAGGTGCAAGAAACTGCTCAACACGGAACCTGGCCGGACGAGTAA